One window of Mesorhizobium sp. PAMC28654 genomic DNA carries:
- a CDS encoding Crp/Fnr family transcriptional regulator produces MPTANANDGNDLPRLARIDPSLFDLLFNGCKVERYAAGQHLFVQEDAADRIYGVMSGTVEISIYSPGGQKLVANIELSRSLVGEIGALDGRPRTATAICLTACGLVSLSRTQLFDRIERNPPLARAMIELLCTRLRWVSGELGDQAFFGIEARLAKRLIFLAGVMADAEGWIPISQSELGEFLGATRESVNKTLNDWRTRQIIDIKRGGLRIVEAGALRHLAESRDDD; encoded by the coding sequence ATGCCCACTGCGAACGCAAACGACGGCAATGACCTGCCGCGCCTTGCCCGGATCGATCCGAGCCTGTTCGATCTCCTGTTCAACGGCTGCAAGGTCGAACGCTATGCCGCAGGCCAGCATCTGTTCGTCCAGGAAGACGCCGCCGACCGTATATACGGCGTGATGAGCGGCACGGTGGAGATATCGATCTACTCGCCGGGCGGCCAGAAACTAGTGGCCAACATTGAATTGTCGCGCAGCCTGGTCGGAGAGATCGGCGCGCTCGACGGACGCCCGCGCACGGCGACCGCGATCTGCCTCACTGCTTGCGGGCTGGTCTCGCTCAGCCGGACGCAGCTCTTTGATCGTATCGAGAGGAACCCGCCATTGGCGCGCGCCATGATCGAACTGCTGTGCACGAGACTGCGCTGGGTCAGCGGCGAGCTCGGGGACCAGGCCTTTTTCGGCATCGAGGCCAGGCTGGCGAAGCGACTGATCTTCCTTGCCGGCGTCATGGCGGATGCAGAAGGCTGGATACCGATCTCGCAGTCGGAACTCGGCGAATTCCTCGGCGCAACGCGCGAGTCCGTCAACAAGACGCTCAACGACTGGCGCACAAGGCAGATCATCGACATCAAGCGCGGTGGGTTGCGCATAGTCGAAGCTGGAGCTCTTCGCCACTTGGCCGAGTCGCGGGACGACGACTGA
- a CDS encoding cytochrome P450, with product MIRIKYFAAIRAAQKSQRPLSQMPPFDIERLRSKGLAARIAGFFLNDPRWLLALLRRFWPNLAIGNFLLVTRNADVRDILERGDEFETPYGPEMTELARGSNFILGMQDGAAYRRMKSSVLSAFPPAEVEAIVRPIAAHQSREIMAGATPGFDAVADLMKIVPVRICRDYFGLEIDDETEFANWSLGLSALFFSDPTANPTTRQLAVVAGDRLIKVIDRSIAAIRDKGAKDEKPLPRLVALLDQGRLSLPDLHSIMLGMITGFVPTNLLAGSNCLDVILSRPDARQAIDAALADDDTDMLDKAIREAMRFKPIWVGPWRYTSRDTTIARGTRRERVVKAGTVVMPATLSAMFDPDAVQNPNVFDIARPDRDYMVFGHGIHLCIGAEIARIQIGESLRALFQKPNLRRSPGKAGRLTNFGAYPDSLEVDFDRAALCRTVDQSMVTVVCPIARSASLDDVNRRVGQLGNPADEEIRAELNAAGIIHFTSLAVVPADEANDGSGRQAGALVLEISGDGSTDDVINAVTQAIGHRLRPIFKDACDLRDGAPLHDFLRKHNVDISPSFGSNAGLVFSGTPGHSVQRILAEAELADSIRAIVEKPRPASVSAAAVLEEARRHVRSSGKFAWAFEPAESLLEDPPGKWWQAITTTLLAPPMLAAVFVIVLVFTWAIYVHVFGDPAGITLGTVIIAGVALLLAVLGLLALTALFLGVCFLALRRLENSDRPDNTAIDLIALNKILAHEDHFAQNHLTAISTMKPGTLRWLALRFSFYLISISAKKVFKPGFLANINTIHFARWVLVPGTNKLVFFSNYGGSWESYLEDFIAKAAAGLTGVWSNTLGYPRTRWLFLDGARDADRFKRWARRQQVPTLFWYSAYHDLNTVRIRANSQIRRGIAGAAGSEARDWLGLFGSLPRPHTEPAGAAISLFTPAPPAVEQLETGEIQSIFFGPFGSLGHAHMLGIAVPDNLSSVSRKAWLEFVVEKTSFGDGVPSARAMTVAFGPNGLKHLGLDGGVDADPLDSFPAAFRHGMGNPKRSRILNDLGDSAPEKWEWGSHEKPVDLAVVCYAESQELLQAEIAAIKQRVVAAGMTVVAQLPLMVIRDGKKSLEHFGFVDGVSQPIVIGTTRAKAGTAPMHLVAPGEFLFGYRDEHGFYPASPWVQASQDRDGILPAVRHNRIIPGQPPSPHDFGRNGTFIVLRQLEQHVDAFHDYCKTAATQAASDTHNPAITPRWVAAKMLGRWPDGSSLVRNPDGRPGRSVDNDYAFGVEDPQGHRCPLGAHVRRSNPRDSLGEDHETQIQIGKRHRIIRVGRSYEKQDKKGDAVEKGLLFMCLNADIERQYEFIQQTWVSSASFQGLVDERDPMIGKHRGGSFTIPSWEKVTVLKGIPKFITTRGGGYFFMPSRSALRYLISRL from the coding sequence ATGATCAGGATCAAATATTTCGCGGCCATTCGCGCGGCCCAGAAAAGCCAGCGTCCGCTGTCGCAAATGCCGCCATTCGACATCGAACGGCTTCGTTCAAAGGGTCTTGCGGCGCGCATCGCCGGCTTCTTCCTCAACGATCCTCGCTGGCTCCTGGCGCTTTTGCGCAGGTTCTGGCCCAACCTTGCCATAGGCAATTTCCTGCTCGTCACCAGGAATGCCGACGTCCGCGACATATTGGAGCGCGGCGACGAATTCGAGACGCCTTACGGGCCGGAGATGACCGAGCTCGCGCGGGGATCGAACTTCATCCTCGGCATGCAGGATGGCGCCGCCTACCGGCGAATGAAATCATCGGTGCTGAGCGCCTTCCCCCCGGCGGAGGTCGAAGCCATCGTCAGGCCGATTGCCGCGCACCAATCGCGCGAAATCATGGCTGGCGCCACGCCCGGTTTCGATGCGGTCGCCGATCTGATGAAGATCGTGCCGGTGCGGATCTGCCGCGATTACTTCGGCCTCGAGATTGACGACGAGACCGAGTTCGCGAACTGGTCCTTGGGCTTGAGTGCGTTGTTCTTCTCCGATCCGACCGCGAACCCGACCACGCGCCAGTTGGCCGTGGTGGCCGGGGATCGGTTGATCAAGGTCATCGACCGTTCCATCGCGGCGATCCGGGACAAGGGGGCGAAGGATGAGAAGCCTCTGCCCAGGCTGGTCGCCTTGCTCGATCAGGGGCGCCTGTCATTGCCCGATCTTCATTCGATCATGCTGGGCATGATCACCGGCTTTGTCCCGACCAATCTGCTTGCCGGCAGCAATTGCCTCGACGTCATCCTGTCCCGGCCGGACGCGCGACAGGCTATCGATGCGGCGCTCGCCGATGATGACACCGACATGCTGGACAAGGCCATTCGGGAAGCCATGCGGTTCAAGCCGATCTGGGTTGGTCCGTGGCGCTACACCAGCCGCGATACAACCATCGCCAGGGGAACGCGGCGCGAGCGCGTGGTGAAGGCGGGAACAGTGGTCATGCCGGCAACGCTGTCTGCGATGTTCGATCCCGATGCCGTACAGAACCCGAATGTCTTCGATATCGCGCGTCCGGATCGCGATTACATGGTCTTTGGACATGGCATTCATCTGTGCATAGGCGCTGAAATCGCCAGGATCCAGATCGGCGAAAGTCTGCGCGCCCTGTTCCAGAAGCCGAACCTGCGCCGCTCCCCCGGCAAGGCCGGACGACTGACGAACTTTGGCGCCTATCCGGACAGCCTCGAGGTCGATTTCGATCGAGCAGCCCTTTGCCGGACGGTCGACCAGTCGATGGTGACGGTGGTCTGCCCGATCGCTCGGAGCGCATCGTTGGATGACGTCAATCGTCGGGTCGGCCAGCTCGGCAACCCGGCCGACGAAGAGATCCGCGCCGAGCTGAACGCAGCCGGCATCATTCATTTCACCAGCCTGGCTGTTGTCCCCGCGGACGAGGCGAACGATGGGTCGGGCCGTCAGGCAGGGGCCCTTGTTCTCGAGATTTCCGGCGACGGCAGCACCGATGACGTCATCAATGCCGTGACGCAGGCCATCGGACATCGGCTACGGCCGATTTTCAAGGATGCCTGCGACCTGCGAGATGGCGCGCCGCTGCACGACTTCCTGCGCAAGCACAATGTCGATATCTCGCCCTCGTTCGGCAGTAATGCCGGGCTGGTGTTTTCGGGTACGCCGGGGCATTCGGTCCAGCGTATCCTGGCTGAAGCCGAACTCGCCGACTCCATTCGCGCCATTGTCGAGAAGCCTCGCCCCGCCAGCGTCAGTGCCGCCGCCGTGCTTGAGGAAGCCCGCCGGCATGTCCGGTCGTCGGGAAAATTCGCATGGGCGTTCGAGCCGGCTGAAAGCCTGCTCGAAGACCCGCCCGGAAAGTGGTGGCAAGCCATAACCACGACGCTGCTGGCGCCGCCAATGCTTGCCGCCGTCTTCGTGATCGTGCTCGTCTTTACATGGGCGATCTACGTGCACGTGTTCGGCGATCCGGCCGGCATCACTTTGGGCACCGTCATCATTGCCGGCGTTGCGCTACTGTTGGCCGTGCTCGGGCTTCTGGCTTTGACGGCGCTCTTCCTCGGGGTTTGTTTCCTTGCCTTGAGGCGGCTCGAAAACAGCGACCGTCCTGACAACACCGCGATCGACCTCATCGCCCTGAACAAGATCCTCGCCCACGAGGATCACTTCGCCCAGAACCATTTGACGGCGATCTCGACCATGAAGCCTGGAACCTTGCGGTGGCTGGCGCTCAGGTTTTCGTTCTACCTTATCTCCATCTCGGCCAAGAAAGTCTTCAAGCCGGGGTTCCTCGCCAACATCAACACCATCCACTTCGCCCGCTGGGTGCTGGTGCCTGGCACCAACAAGCTTGTGTTCTTTTCCAACTACGGCGGCAGCTGGGAAAGCTACCTCGAGGATTTCATCGCCAAGGCGGCCGCCGGCCTGACCGGCGTGTGGAGCAACACTCTAGGGTATCCGCGGACCCGCTGGCTGTTTCTCGATGGCGCGCGCGACGCTGATCGTTTCAAGCGCTGGGCGCGGCGGCAGCAGGTGCCGACCCTGTTCTGGTATTCGGCCTATCACGATCTCAACACGGTCCGTATCCGCGCCAATTCCCAGATAAGGCGAGGTATCGCCGGCGCAGCCGGCAGCGAAGCGCGTGACTGGCTGGGCCTGTTCGGATCCTTGCCGCGCCCGCACACGGAGCCAGCCGGGGCGGCGATCAGCCTCTTCACGCCTGCTCCGCCAGCCGTGGAGCAATTGGAAACCGGTGAGATCCAGTCCATTTTCTTTGGTCCGTTCGGCTCGCTGGGCCATGCCCATATGCTGGGCATCGCCGTTCCCGACAATCTCTCCAGCGTCAGCCGCAAAGCCTGGCTGGAATTTGTCGTTGAGAAAACGAGTTTCGGCGATGGCGTCCCGTCGGCGCGCGCCATGACGGTGGCGTTCGGCCCCAATGGCCTCAAGCACCTGGGCTTGGACGGCGGCGTCGATGCCGATCCCCTCGATTCATTTCCGGCTGCGTTTCGCCACGGCATGGGCAACCCTAAGCGCAGTCGCATTCTCAATGATCTCGGCGACAGCGCGCCAGAGAAATGGGAATGGGGCTCGCATGAGAAGCCAGTGGACCTGGCGGTCGTTTGCTACGCTGAAAGCCAGGAGCTGCTGCAAGCCGAGATCGCTGCCATCAAGCAAAGGGTCGTGGCTGCGGGCATGACAGTGGTTGCGCAACTGCCTTTGATGGTAATACGCGACGGCAAGAAGTCGCTCGAGCATTTCGGCTTTGTCGACGGAGTTTCGCAGCCGATCGTCATCGGAACCACGCGCGCCAAAGCCGGCACCGCGCCGATGCATCTGGTGGCGCCGGGCGAGTTTCTGTTCGGCTATCGCGATGAACATGGCTTCTATCCGGCATCGCCTTGGGTCCAGGCGTCACAAGATCGCGACGGCATCCTCCCGGCGGTGCGCCACAACCGCATCATCCCCGGTCAGCCGCCATCACCTCACGATTTCGGTCGCAACGGCACCTTCATTGTGTTGCGCCAACTCGAGCAGCACGTCGACGCCTTCCATGACTATTGCAAGACCGCGGCCACGCAGGCGGCAAGTGATACCCACAACCCGGCTATTACGCCGCGCTGGGTTGCCGCCAAGATGCTTGGCCGCTGGCCCGATGGCAGTTCGCTGGTGCGCAATCCCGACGGTCGCCCGGGACGCAGCGTCGACAATGACTACGCCTTTGGCGTCGAGGATCCGCAAGGGCATCGCTGTCCGCTGGGTGCCCATGTCCGTCGGTCCAATCCGCGCGATTCACTGGGCGAAGACCATGAGACGCAGATCCAGATCGGCAAGCGCCACCGGATCATCCGCGTGGGTCGCAGCTATGAGAAGCAGGACAAGAAGGGCGACGCGGTCGAGAAGGGCCTGCTCTTCATGTGCCTGAACGCCGACATCGAGCGCCAATACGAATTCATCCAGCAGACCTGGGTGTCGTCGGCCTCGTTCCAGGGCCTCGTCGACGAAAGGGACCCGATGATTGGCAAGCATCGCGGCGGCAGTTTCACCATCCCGTCATGGGAAAAGGTCACCGTGCTGAAAGGCATTCCGAAATTCATCACCACGCGGGGAGGCGGATATTTCTTCATGCCGAGCCGGTCCGCGCTGCGCTATCTTATTTCGCGGCTCTGA
- a CDS encoding adenylate/guanylate cyclase domain-containing protein produces the protein MAERHYTRQLATIISIDAVEFSRLMGIDDESAVAAFEARRDIIVDRCGAFGGRTFGEAGDSIMAEFGNPIEALRAAFDFQERIRALNASVDKHMRMPFRAGINTGDVIVREGRLYGDDVNIAARIQEFAPHDGLAVSETTWHHVKDKTAAEFTDLGEFTLKNIVLPVRVLIAGRNGNGASPIAPAVPQNTQQRFSKGPPAIAVLPFRGEGSERDIGYMADGIAEDIIYGLSNTRWLSVIAKSSSFQFRDDTLGTRVIGNALGARYVVSGTLIRNNGKIRLDTSLADASNGRLVWSQRFDRDLVDIFKLRDQIGSEIVSILDKEVDRAEQVRTFQVPWESLESWQLVRRGRWHMNRRTRGDTEMALEFFEKAYQEDPNSSTVLNELAWWYFWRAWLHFGDSDDLDKVERYARKALLMDSQDPRPHAHLGVIEIMRGKPGAAIDHLEEAIHINPSFAFARSAMGSARLLEGDAAGAIPFFLDAERLSPFDLYRFHNLGELASAYNFVEDWPSAIATAERSLNLSPGYFYARFVKVGALARSGRHDDAKRELAIFMTRHPDFSEQRVRWIPFADKAANEFLIANVELAKSTA, from the coding sequence ATGGCTGAGCGGCATTACACGCGTCAGTTGGCGACGATCATTTCGATCGACGCGGTGGAATTCTCGCGCCTGATGGGCATCGACGACGAATCCGCCGTTGCCGCATTCGAGGCCAGGCGGGACATCATCGTCGATCGCTGTGGCGCATTTGGCGGGCGCACCTTCGGCGAAGCCGGCGACAGCATCATGGCCGAGTTCGGCAATCCGATCGAAGCCTTGCGCGCGGCTTTCGATTTCCAGGAGCGGATCCGCGCACTCAATGCATCCGTCGACAAACACATGCGCATGCCCTTTCGCGCCGGCATCAACACCGGCGATGTCATCGTCCGCGAGGGGCGGCTCTACGGCGACGACGTCAACATCGCCGCCAGAATCCAGGAATTCGCACCGCATGACGGTCTCGCCGTTTCGGAGACGACCTGGCACCATGTGAAGGACAAGACCGCGGCCGAGTTCACCGATCTCGGCGAATTCACGCTGAAGAATATCGTGCTGCCGGTGCGCGTCCTCATCGCCGGCCGCAACGGAAACGGCGCGTCTCCCATCGCCCCGGCCGTTCCCCAGAATACCCAGCAGAGGTTCTCCAAAGGCCCGCCGGCGATAGCCGTCCTGCCCTTCAGGGGCGAGGGCAGTGAGCGCGACATCGGCTACATGGCCGATGGTATTGCCGAGGACATCATCTACGGCCTTTCCAACACCAGATGGCTCTCGGTCATCGCCAAGAGCTCCAGCTTCCAGTTTCGCGACGATACGCTGGGCACGCGGGTGATCGGCAACGCGCTGGGCGCGCGTTACGTCGTCAGCGGCACGTTGATACGCAACAACGGGAAGATCCGTCTGGACACGTCGCTTGCCGATGCATCCAACGGCCGATTGGTCTGGTCGCAACGGTTCGACCGCGATCTGGTTGATATCTTCAAGTTGCGCGACCAGATTGGCAGCGAGATCGTCTCGATACTGGACAAGGAAGTAGACCGGGCCGAGCAGGTGCGGACGTTCCAGGTGCCGTGGGAAAGCCTGGAGAGCTGGCAACTGGTGCGGCGCGGCCGCTGGCACATGAACCGGCGCACGCGCGGCGATACGGAAATGGCGCTGGAGTTCTTCGAGAAGGCCTATCAGGAAGATCCGAATTCGAGCACCGTCCTGAATGAACTGGCATGGTGGTATTTCTGGCGGGCATGGCTGCATTTCGGCGACAGCGACGATCTGGACAAGGTCGAGCGATACGCCCGCAAGGCCTTGCTGATGGATAGCCAGGATCCGCGCCCGCATGCCCACCTTGGCGTCATCGAGATCATGAGGGGGAAGCCCGGGGCCGCTATCGACCACCTGGAGGAAGCAATCCACATCAATCCGAGCTTTGCCTTCGCGCGGTCGGCAATGGGCAGCGCGCGTTTGCTGGAAGGCGACGCCGCGGGCGCGATACCGTTCTTTCTCGATGCCGAGCGACTGAGCCCCTTCGACCTCTATCGGTTCCACAATCTTGGCGAACTGGCCTCCGCCTACAATTTCGTCGAAGACTGGCCATCCGCGATCGCCACCGCCGAGCGCTCGCTCAATCTGTCACCCGGCTATTTCTATGCCAGGTTCGTGAAGGTTGGCGCCTTGGCGAGAAGCGGCCGGCATGATGACGCCAAGCGGGAACTGGCCATCTTCATGACACGGCATCCCGATTTCTCCGAGCAGCGGGTTCGCTGGATACCGTTCGCGGACAAGGCGGCGAACGAGTTTCTCATCGCCAATGTCGAACTGGCCAAATCAACCGCATGA
- a CDS encoding MucR family transcriptional regulator has translation MTEETDRRSAELIGLTAEIVSAYVQNNSIPSANLSDLIASVYLSIANLGPPAIVERPVQTPAVNPKRSVFPDYIVSLEDGRKFKSMKRHLSLLGMTPDEYRQKWNLPPDYPIVSADYAAQRSALAKAAGLGRRAAPVKAPSKRRPKA, from the coding sequence ATGACAGAAGAGACCGACCGTCGCTCGGCAGAACTAATTGGACTGACCGCAGAAATTGTCTCTGCATATGTGCAAAATAATTCCATACCTTCGGCTAATCTTTCGGATTTGATTGCTTCGGTTTATCTCTCGATTGCAAATCTTGGTCCGCCTGCAATCGTCGAACGGCCCGTACAGACGCCTGCCGTCAACCCAAAGCGGTCGGTGTTTCCTGACTACATCGTGTCGCTGGAGGACGGTCGCAAATTCAAGTCAATGAAGCGGCATCTCAGCCTGCTTGGCATGACGCCCGACGAGTACCGCCAGAAATGGAATCTGCCGCCTGATTATCCCATCGTTTCGGCCGATTATGCCGCTCAGCGGTCCGCTCTGGCAAAAGCGGCAGGCCTCGGCAGAAGAGCGGCGCCCGTCAAAGCACCGTCCAAGCGAAGGCCGAAAGCCTAG
- a CDS encoding TIGR02300 family protein → MAKTELGTKRIDPETGRKFYDLNKDPVVSPYTGKTYPRSYFEEGKIAAIEEEEEVAEKEVDAEDEEGVEVVSLEEADDDAKGDDLPDLGDDEDVDLGDDEDDTFLADEEEEDDDVADMIGVGDDDDEV, encoded by the coding sequence GTGGCAAAAACCGAACTTGGCACAAAACGCATCGACCCGGAGACGGGCCGAAAATTCTACGACCTGAACAAGGACCCCGTCGTCTCGCCTTACACGGGCAAGACCTATCCGCGTTCCTATTTCGAGGAAGGCAAGATTGCCGCCATCGAAGAGGAAGAGGAAGTGGCCGAGAAGGAAGTGGACGCCGAGGACGAAGAGGGCGTTGAGGTCGTCTCGCTCGAAGAGGCCGACGACGACGCCAAGGGCGACGACCTGCCCGATCTCGGCGATGATGAGGACGTCGATCTCGGCGACGACGAGGATGACACTTTCCTTGCCGACGAAGAGGAAGAAGACGACGATGTCGCCGATATGATCGGCGTGGGCGACGACGACGACGAGGTCTGA